GGCGCCGCGTCATCCGCAACCCCGATGATCAACAGCCCATCGCCGGCTGCGTGTCCCGCCTCTCCCCCCGTGCGCACTCGCCCCCTCGTCCCCCCCCCACTCTCACTCATATCTGGCCAACGCCCCGCCTTCTCTACACACAACTTGTAGATGCTGGCGCTGGGCACATAGGATATTTCATACCGATCCACCAGATACTGCGCCCCATCATGCAACGCATGAAACGGCACATAATGCAATAACCCATGCGGCGCGATGATGACCTTGCGATCCTTAACAAACGTCTCGACCGGCGCCATCAGCGCGGCATATAGGTGCCGCAGGTAATGCCGAACCGGCTTCTCCGGGTCACCTAATGGTTTGCCAAAGCCACTCGAATTCATGGCGAATTGGTCTAGATAGAACCTCACCCACTGCAACAGTGATGCGATCTGATCCATGCTGGCGGCGCCGTCAAACACGCCCCATGTCTGATGGTCGAAGGCAAAAATCTTCACATGGCCATTGACGAAGAAATACTCAATCAAAGCTTCGTCTTCGGCCAGCATCCCGCAGACGTGTTCTGCATCCAGCGATGGCGTTGTGTAGAGCCCCGCATACTCAGCATCCGTCACACTCAATTGACGGGCCACGTGCGCCAATTGCTGCTCACGCTGGCGAATCGCCTCATGCAAGTGAGGTCCCAACCAACTGGGACGCTGGTCTGTGCGAGCTTCAGCGTGATTGAGCTTGGCATAGAAGTAATCCAGCTCTTCGCGCAAGCGGGTCCATTGCTCCTGCAACGCCGCCACAGACGGATCATCGGCTTTGCCCCGAATGTCGCGGTTTGACGCTAACAGCTCAGCCAGCGAGCGCGCTTTGGCGGCTTCCACGTAACCGAACGCTTCGTTGATTTTGTCCGATGCGCCAGCAGCGAAACAGAGACTGACCAGGTCTTCATAGACGCACTGTTTGTCTCTGATGAAGGCACATTTGTACTCATCGGCGCGAATACTGCTGCGCATCGCCTCCAGATAGTGTACAGCCTGTTTGTAACTCTCGTAGGCTTCTGGTAAGCATCCTGTCGCTTGTTGAATGTTGCCCAACAGGTGAAAAATCTGATAGCGGAGCCAGGGCGCTTCAGCGTTGGCCAACAACGTGAGCGCCGATTGAGCCAGTGAAGCAGCTTCGTCCAAACGGCCTTCCGACCATCTCAATCGAGCCTGCTGAAATTCGGCATACGCCGCTTTGGCTGGCAGGTCGCGTTGCACCAGCCACATCCGAGCTTCGCTGCATAGTTGCCAGGCGCGTTCATGGTCATGACAGCGGCTCAACAGTTCGCCCAAATAAATATCAGTCAGCGCGGTATACACCTGGTTCCCTTCGGCGAGAAATCCCTGGCGAGCCTCCTCCAACCACTGCTGAGCGGTAGACAGATCGTCCAGGTGCATGCACGCGATGCCCAGGTACATGCAGGCTTTGGCTCGTTCGTAATTCATCTGCAATTCGGTGAACTGCGCCTTCGCTGAGTGCGCTACGTTGAGCACATCTTCGAGCATGTTCAATTGCAGATAAACTTCCGCGCGATCCAAATCGCAGAGCGCGCTGAGCGACGTGTCGCCCAGCTCGTTGGCTCGCGCCTGCGTCTGGACAAACAGCTTGAGACTTTCTTGAAACCGCCCGCGCAGAAAATAGAGCCACGCGATGCTGTAGTCTGTCTGATTAACAAGCAACGGCATCGCAGCGGCCTCATAGCCGCGCCGAGCCTCATGATAAAGCGCCAGTGCTTTGTCAAATTCATTCAACTGGGTGTATTGATTCGCCCGATTGAAATTGAGTTGAGCGCGATCAAACTCGTTGAGTTCGGCGAACGTCTGTTCGGCTGCGTCATAGCAGCGCAGCGCTTGCTGATATTCATCCAGGCGATGATAGATATTGCCGACATTCACTTCCAACTGAGCGAGCAAATTGCCTTGATGATGTTGCCGGAAAATGGCGCGCGCTTCGTCCGCAGCCACTAGCGCTTCTTGATAGCGTCCCAGATACATCAAGGCGTCAACCTTTGCGCGACTGACGCGGGCTGCTTCGACATCACGGCCGGCGCAGCGGTAGATGGTCTCAGCATGCTGATAGTGTTCGATGGCTTGCCCGTAATGTCCGGCGACATGAAGCGTCTGAGCAAGCGCGTGAGCGGCCAGCGCATGGCAGATCGGATCATCAACCAGATCGGCAGCCGCTTGCACGACGGTCGCCACGCGATAAGCCTCTTGCGTGTCGGTACGAACCAGATGAGAGACGTAATCCTTCAAGCACCGGATAAGTGACTCGTTGATCCGCTCGCGCTCGACGCATAACACCCGACTGAGCTCATCGCCGTCAGACAACGCGAGCAAGCGCTCAGCCAACCGCCGGTCAGCACTCTCTGGTTGATGGATCGGATTCATGGGCAACGTCCACAGAACACAGGTCAACGTGAGTTCAGGACCTGGTGGACTCGCCCCGGTGCAACTGGAATGTCCACTTTTTGCCGCAACAAAGCAATTAGCAGAACTACCTAAAAATGCCTGCTATTTTGGCATGTGCAATTGCCCAGCTTCTCACTGACGATCGCTCCGCCACTGAAAAAGAGACAACAGCGCCAGGCAAATTTCCACCTGGCGCTGTCCTGTTGCGTATGTGGTAGAGATAAACCGTCATACCATATTGGAGGCACTCTGCTCGAACTCAAATCATTCATCGCTGCGTTGCGCTCGATTTTCATTGGGCTGATCGCTGAATCGGCATTCGCCGATTCCTTTCTTCCTTCATATCTCTTGGATGTCTCGCCGAACTTGAATCCGGCGCTAATGCTGTTCATCTTCAATCAGCCGCACAGTCCCTAAATATCGGCCGCCGCCACCAACGGATTGCCCGCTCTCCCGCTCAATGATAGTGCCGGCCTGGCCGTTTCTGGCGCGGCTTTGCACAAACCGACCCCACACCTCATGGCCGCTGGAGCCTTCAACAAAGAACGAGGCGATATTGGTCACCTGAAATGTTGTCCGTCCATGATCGGGCGCTGTGAACACGCTATAAACGGGGATCGGCACAATGCGCGGACTCTCATTGAGCGGATACCGACTGCTGATCACCACCCATTGTCCGGCAGCGTTCTTCACCATGCGCGCATCAGGGTCCAAAGCGATCAACGCTTCCACGCCCTGAACCGTTGGACCTGTTTTGTTGCCCGGCTCTGTCTCCAATGTATCTCCCACCTGCACCAGCCCATCGTAGCCATTGACGAT
The genomic region above belongs to Blastocatellia bacterium and contains:
- a CDS encoding CHAT domain-containing protein; the protein is MNPIHQPESADRRLAERLLALSDGDELSRVLCVERERINESLIRCLKDYVSHLVRTDTQEAYRVATVVQAAADLVDDPICHALAAHALAQTLHVAGHYGQAIEHYQHAETIYRCAGRDVEAARVSRAKVDALMYLGRYQEALVAADEARAIFRQHHQGNLLAQLEVNVGNIYHRLDEYQQALRCYDAAEQTFAELNEFDRAQLNFNRANQYTQLNEFDKALALYHEARRGYEAAAMPLLVNQTDYSIAWLYFLRGRFQESLKLFVQTQARANELGDTSLSALCDLDRAEVYLQLNMLEDVLNVAHSAKAQFTELQMNYERAKACMYLGIACMHLDDLSTAQQWLEEARQGFLAEGNQVYTALTDIYLGELLSRCHDHERAWQLCSEARMWLVQRDLPAKAAYAEFQQARLRWSEGRLDEAASLAQSALTLLANAEAPWLRYQIFHLLGNIQQATGCLPEAYESYKQAVHYLEAMRSSIRADEYKCAFIRDKQCVYEDLVSLCFAAGASDKINEAFGYVEAAKARSLAELLASNRDIRGKADDPSVAALQEQWTRLREELDYFYAKLNHAEARTDQRPSWLGPHLHEAIRQREQQLAHVARQLSVTDAEYAGLYTTPSLDAEHVCGMLAEDEALIEYFFVNGHVKIFAFDHQTWGVFDGAASMDQIASLLQWVRFYLDQFAMNSSGFGKPLGDPEKPVRHYLRHLYAALMAPVETFVKDRKVIIAPHGLLHYVPFHALHDGAQYLVDRYEISYVPSASIYKLCVEKAGRWPDMSESGGGTRGRVRTGGEAGHAAGDGLLIIGVADDAAP